From the Sphingomonas suaedae genome, one window contains:
- a CDS encoding PilZ domain-containing protein, producing the protein MPVGKPEESSRARLIGGEAGERDCFVHRLTSEGAMLSVNGPVAHGDRATIELPFGLAVEGAIVGDDPAALAFRFDAPMDVVGALARCLAALPAERRQMPRIELRQRLCIRHAGQVDFAWTRNLSPAGLGVETRTQLHVGEAVELTLDGLRPIQGEIRWTEQGQAGIAFFEEIGWQVLMPWLRQVADRRPPATRDSYTSPSPLGAVKNALKLEVASHVRSGSSWWNAQVLSLSNALVEFESDTEFAPLSGLWLSLPEIGGWPIRVIECHGTRHVAEFRLPLRPHEMARLSEVARPR; encoded by the coding sequence GTGCCCGTTGGCAAGCCCGAGGAGTCATCGCGCGCCCGGCTTATCGGTGGCGAAGCGGGGGAACGCGATTGCTTCGTCCACCGCCTGACCTCCGAAGGCGCGATGCTGTCGGTGAACGGTCCGGTGGCGCATGGCGATCGGGCCACGATCGAATTGCCGTTCGGGCTCGCGGTGGAAGGCGCGATCGTCGGCGATGATCCCGCCGCCCTCGCATTTCGCTTCGACGCGCCGATGGATGTGGTGGGAGCGCTTGCCCGCTGCCTCGCCGCCCTGCCCGCCGAGCGCCGCCAGATGCCGCGGATCGAATTGCGCCAGCGGCTGTGTATCCGTCACGCCGGGCAGGTGGATTTTGCCTGGACGCGCAACCTCTCCCCCGCCGGGCTGGGCGTCGAGACGCGCACGCAGCTGCATGTCGGCGAGGCGGTTGAACTGACGCTGGACGGACTGCGCCCGATTCAGGGTGAAATCCGCTGGACCGAGCAGGGACAGGCAGGCATCGCCTTTTTCGAGGAGATTGGCTGGCAGGTGCTGATGCCCTGGCTGCGTCAGGTCGCCGATCGCCGCCCGCCCGCCACGCGCGATTCCTACACGTCGCCCTCGCCGCTCGGCGCCGTCAAGAATGCGCTCAAGCTGGAGGTGGCGAGCCATGTCCGGTCGGGAAGCAGCTGGTGGAACGCGCAGGTCCTCTCCCTCAGCAACGCGCTGGTCGAATTCGAAAGCGATACCGAATTCGCCCCGCTCTCCGGCCTGTGGTTGTCGCTGCCCGAGATTGGCGGCTGGCCGATCCGGGTGATCGAATGCCACGGGACACGCCATGTCGCCGAATTCCGCCTGCCCCTGCGTCCGCATGAAATGGCGCGGCTGAGCGAGGTTGCACGTCCGCGCTGA
- a CDS encoding molybdopterin molybdotransferase MoeA, with the protein MAELISIAQAQQRLFALADPVAVEQVPLREAAGRWAAEPVAALRTQPELPLSAMDGYAIRFADLPGPWRLIGESAAGRPFAGVIRPGDAARIFTGAALPDGADTILIQEEARRDGTRLLRDGAGPPVAGAHVRVAGLDFRDGDPLIAPGEHLTPARIALAAIAGHAILPVHRRIRVAIAATGDELRPPGAPLAPGQLPESNGAMLAAMLAPLPVDLIDLGILPDRIDALTAAFAAVDADLLVTTGGASVGDHDLVRPALEATGAKIDFWRVAVRPGKPIMAGRMRDTVVIGLPGNPVSAHVTALLFVLPMVAHLSGAADPLPRTRSATLGHDLPPGGPRADHLRAVHRDGRVHVAQVQDSSMLRTLAASDCLIVRPPHVPASSAGDSVEILDLF; encoded by the coding sequence ATGGCAGAACTGATTTCTATCGCGCAAGCGCAACAACGCCTGTTCGCGCTGGCCGATCCGGTCGCGGTGGAGCAGGTCCCGCTGCGCGAGGCCGCAGGGCGCTGGGCGGCCGAGCCTGTCGCGGCGCTGCGCACCCAGCCCGAACTGCCGCTTTCGGCGATGGACGGCTATGCGATCCGCTTCGCCGATCTGCCCGGCCCGTGGCGGCTGATCGGCGAAAGCGCGGCGGGGCGCCCCTTTGCAGGAGTGATCCGCCCGGGGGACGCGGCGCGCATCTTCACCGGCGCCGCCCTGCCCGATGGTGCGGATACGATCCTGATCCAGGAAGAGGCGCGACGCGACGGCACGCGGCTGTTGCGCGACGGCGCAGGACCGCCTGTCGCGGGGGCACATGTCCGCGTGGCCGGACTGGATTTCCGCGACGGGGACCCGCTGATCGCGCCCGGCGAACACCTCACCCCCGCGCGCATCGCGCTCGCTGCCATCGCGGGCCATGCCATCCTTCCGGTCCACCGCCGCATCCGGGTCGCCATCGCCGCGACGGGGGACGAGTTGCGCCCGCCCGGCGCCCCGCTCGCCCCCGGCCAGCTTCCCGAAAGCAACGGCGCGATGCTCGCCGCGATGCTGGCGCCGCTTCCGGTCGATCTGATCGACCTCGGCATCCTGCCCGATCGGATCGACGCGCTGACCGCCGCCTTTGCTGCGGTCGATGCCGATCTGCTGGTCACAACCGGCGGGGCGTCGGTCGGCGATCACGATCTCGTCCGCCCCGCGCTTGAAGCGACGGGCGCGAAAATTGATTTCTGGCGCGTCGCGGTGCGGCCGGGCAAACCGATCATGGCTGGCAGGATGCGCGACACCGTCGTGATCGGCCTGCCCGGCAATCCGGTCTCCGCGCATGTCACCGCCCTGCTCTTTGTCCTCCCGATGGTCGCGCATCTGTCAGGCGCCGCCGATCCGCTGCCCCGCACGCGTAGCGCGACGCTTGGTCATGATCTCCCGCCGGGTGGCCCGCGGGCCGATCATCTGCGCGCCGTTCATCGCGACGGACGCGTTCACGTGGCACAGGTTCAGGACAGCTCGATGCTCCGCACGCTCGCCGCATCCGACTGCCTGATCGTGCGTCCTCCACATGTTCCCGCGTCCAGCGCGGGCGACTCGGTGGAAATCCTCGATCTTTTCTGA
- the moaC gene encoding cyclic pyranopterin monophosphate synthase MoaC, protein MSDLTHIDEAGAARMVDVGGKVETQREAVATGRIAMSMEAAAAIRDGLVKKGDVLATARIAGIMAAKKTSDLIPLCHPLALTKVTLDLVPDESGVTATATVALTGRTGVEMEALTAVSVALLTVYDMAKAIDRSMEIGGIRLIEKRGGKSGDWHADKPEGEG, encoded by the coding sequence GTGAGCGACCTCACCCATATCGACGAAGCCGGTGCGGCGCGCATGGTCGATGTCGGAGGCAAGGTGGAGACGCAGCGTGAAGCCGTCGCCACGGGCCGCATCGCAATGTCGATGGAGGCCGCCGCCGCGATCCGTGACGGGCTGGTGAAGAAAGGCGACGTGCTCGCCACCGCGCGGATCGCGGGGATCATGGCCGCGAAGAAGACCAGCGACCTGATCCCGCTCTGCCACCCGCTCGCGCTGACCAAGGTGACGCTCGACCTTGTGCCGGATGAGAGCGGCGTTACCGCCACTGCCACCGTCGCGCTGACCGGCCGGACCGGGGTGGAGATGGAGGCACTCACCGCCGTGTCCGTTGCCTTGCTCACTGTCTATGACATGGCCAAGGCGATCGACCGGAGCATGGAGATCGGCGGCATCCGCCTGATCGAGAAGCGCGGGGGCAAGTCCGGCGACTGGCACGCGGATAAGCCCGAGGGCGAGGGTTAA
- the trpC gene encoding indole-3-glycerol phosphate synthase TrpC — MSTMLDTILETKRDEVAARKAANSLSDVQALAMAQTPPRGFRAALDAKAASGYGLIAEVKKASPSRGLIRTDFNPVSHARDYQAGGAACLSVLTDLTYFQGHESYLVAARAAVTLPVIRKDFMVDPWQVLESRAIGADAILIIVAALEDAQMAEIEDAAIGLDMDVLVEVHDEAEMERALALQSRLIGVNNRNLKDFSVSFDRTYELVGRAPQGCTFVAESGLTSREDLDAMAERGVRCFLIGEALMRQADIEAATRAMVG; from the coding sequence ATGAGCACGATGCTGGACACGATCCTGGAAACCAAGCGCGACGAGGTCGCCGCGCGCAAGGCCGCCAATTCGCTGAGCGACGTTCAGGCGCTGGCGATGGCGCAGACTCCGCCGCGCGGCTTCCGCGCCGCGCTGGATGCCAAGGCGGCGAGCGGCTACGGCCTGATCGCCGAGGTCAAGAAGGCGTCCCCGTCGCGCGGGCTGATCCGAACCGATTTCAATCCCGTTTCCCATGCCCGCGACTATCAGGCCGGGGGCGCCGCGTGCCTGTCGGTGCTGACCGACCTGACCTATTTCCAGGGCCATGAATCCTATCTCGTCGCCGCGCGCGCCGCGGTTACTCTCCCGGTGATTCGCAAGGATTTCATGGTCGATCCCTGGCAGGTGCTGGAATCGCGCGCGATCGGGGCCGACGCGATCCTAATCATCGTCGCCGCGCTGGAAGATGCGCAGATGGCGGAGATCGAGGATGCGGCGATCGGCCTGGACATGGATGTGCTGGTCGAGGTGCATGACGAAGCCGAAATGGAACGGGCGCTGGCGCTCCAGTCGCGCTTGATCGGCGTCAACAACCGCAACCTCAAGGATTTCAGCGTCTCGTTCGATCGCACCTACGAGCTGGTCGGCCGCGCGCCGCAGGGCTGCACCTTTGTCGCCGAGAGCGGCCTCACCAGTCGCGAGGATCTCGATGCGATGGCCGAACGCGGCGTCCGCTGCTTCCTGATCGGCGAAGCGCTGATGCGCCAAGCGGATATCGAAGCGGCGACCCGGGCGATGGTGGGGTGA